In the genome of Thermococcus sp. 21S7, the window ATCGGGTTGTACTCAGTCGAGAATATTCTCTTGTACCATTCGAGGCTCCAAGCATCGTTGAAGCGCAGGGAGTCGTAGAGGACAGCCAGGAGCGGGGAGACTATGAAGAGAAAGACGATTAGGGAGTATATTCCAACGAGCAGGCCCTTGAGGCTCAGCCAGTCGCGCCTCGTGAAGGGGCGGGGCTTTCTAAACACGCGTTGCTCCTCGCGCTTGGCGTAGGCATCGAGCGCCCTCAGGTAGAGGTACATGAAGCCCATGCTGAGGAGTATCTGGATTATGGCCAAAGCTGAGCCTGTCTTGAAGTCGAGGAGCACCATTATCGAGGTGAAGATGTCCACCTCTATCGTGGCGTACTGGTAGCCGCCGATGATGAGGGGGATCGAGAAGCTCAGGAAGCAGAACACGAAGGTGAGCATCGCCGAGGCAAAAATCGCCGGGGATATCATCGGTAGGGTAACCTTGCGGAAGAGCGTCCAGCCCCTCGCCCCCAATGCCATCGCGGCCTCCTCGTAGTGGGGATTCACGCGCTGCCACAGCGACGAGACCATGCGTATAACTATCGGAAAGTTGTAGAAGGCGTGAGCTAGGAGAATGCCCTTCCAGGAATAGATTATGCCCAGATCGCGGCCGATGAGGCCGGTTATGAAGCCGCTCTTTCCGAAGAGGAGTATGTATCCCAACGCGACCATCACGCTGGGCATGACGAACGGGACTGTTAAGACAGCCTTTATGGTGCCCTTCCCCGGAAAGTCGTACTTGGCGAATATGTACGCCCCTGGAAGGCCGAGTGCCAGGGTAAGGAGGGTTGAGGCTATCGCCTGCCCTATCGTGAAAAGGATGACCCTCCTGTGGTAGTCGTTGGCCAGAACGGCGGAGAGGTGTTTGAGGGTGAAGCCGTTCTCCCAGAGGCCGGTTTTTAGAATACTGACTAACGGGACGTAGAAGAAGATGAGGAGGAAGGCCAGAGGGATGAGCAGGAAGAGCTTCGAAGGCTTCACCCTCATGGGCAAAACTCGGTTTTGGGGGTTTATAAGTATTGATTGGGCAAGGTTGTTAAATCCGGCATGCTATTTATCACCGGTGATACCATGAAGGCTCCCGAGCTGGGAATAAGGATCGGGCTTCACCCTCACGGAAAAAGGAACTCAATAGCGGATTTGGGCGTTAAAGTCGGTCACTCAACGATAATCGATGGAGACGACATCAGAACCGGGGTTACCGTTCTGCTTCCTCCCGTCAAGAACCCCTACAGGGAGAGGCTTTTTGCCTCGACTTTCGTCATGAACGGCTTCTCCAAGCCGATAGGCTTCGTCCAGGTCGATGAGCTGGGCTACATTGAGACACCCATAGCGTTAACCAACACGCTGAGCGTCTATACGGTCGCGAACGCTATGGTCAAGCACATGATCGAGCTGAATCCGGAGCTTAGGAGCGTCTCCCCGCTCGTGATGGAGTGCAACGACTCCTACCTGAACAACATAAGGAAGCTCGCCGTGGGGGAGGGGCACTACTTTGAGGCCCTCAAAAACGCGAAACTCGACTTT includes:
- a CDS encoding iron ABC transporter permease is translated as MRVKPSKLFLLIPLAFLLIFFYVPLVSILKTGLWENGFTLKHLSAVLANDYHRRVILFTIGQAIASTLLTLALGLPGAYIFAKYDFPGKGTIKAVLTVPFVMPSVMVALGYILLFGKSGFITGLIGRDLGIIYSWKGILLAHAFYNFPIVIRMVSSLWQRVNPHYEEAAMALGARGWTLFRKVTLPMISPAIFASAMLTFVFCFLSFSIPLIIGGYQYATIEVDIFTSIMVLLDFKTGSALAIIQILLSMGFMYLYLRALDAYAKREEQRVFRKPRPFTRRDWLSLKGLLVGIYSLIVFLFIVSPLLAVLYDSLRFNDAWSLEWYKRIFSTEYNPMFGATTLDAVRNSLTFGLATIVLSVLVALPIAYALHRWNFRGKRLFDVLVMLPLASSAITLGLGYIRVFHTTPLYFTAWIIIAAHTVIAYPFVLRAVSTSLKKIQPNLWEAALSLGAKEWKAFLRVELPLALGGVIVGAIFAFAISIAELGATYMLAKPEYTTMTVAIYKFLGARQFGSASALAVLLMAVSTLSFLIIERIGEEVW